From Pontibacter actiniarum, a single genomic window includes:
- a CDS encoding putative sensor domain DACNV-containing protein, whose protein sequence is MPQNRETTYQAARAVAQQLEAHFDKHLTTARHQGDTNLAEAPRAKTIELILDTAFWASLRHEEGRPPRISLAFLSPEQAEQPLLFQQHLPFSSYVLTKLGPGVERPGIHLGVWLKEGELCVWGTTRSIPSLCFVVDVSEPGLLVIKHKRIDGFGKFANVAVLKGDQVKMIDEEQNSMPDCPNMLSSLLGFTTRSSWHDGINVLVQLAVSMREHRRGGLLLVVPSDSKTWEESIVHPILYAVTPAFDGLAALMRQDEEEKSQPAWQAALRREVDSLAGLTAIDGATILNDRYELLAFGAKIGRPMKSVPVERVTITEPVLGGGAATVHPSQIGGTRHLSAAQFVHDQHDALALTASQDGRFTIFSWSPCEQRVQAHRIDTLLL, encoded by the coding sequence ATGCCCCAAAACCGCGAAACAACCTACCAGGCCGCCCGTGCCGTGGCACAGCAACTCGAAGCGCATTTCGACAAGCACCTAACCACAGCACGCCACCAGGGAGACACCAACTTAGCCGAAGCCCCCCGTGCGAAAACCATCGAGCTTATCCTGGACACCGCTTTCTGGGCAAGCCTGCGGCACGAAGAAGGCAGGCCTCCGCGAATTTCGCTGGCTTTCCTTTCGCCAGAGCAGGCGGAGCAGCCCCTGCTGTTTCAGCAGCACCTGCCCTTTTCTTCCTATGTGCTCACCAAGCTGGGGCCGGGTGTGGAGCGCCCGGGCATCCACCTGGGCGTTTGGCTGAAGGAGGGCGAGCTATGCGTGTGGGGAACGACGCGCAGCATCCCGAGCCTGTGTTTTGTGGTGGATGTTTCTGAGCCGGGGCTACTGGTAATCAAGCACAAGCGCATCGATGGCTTCGGCAAGTTCGCCAACGTTGCCGTGCTGAAAGGCGACCAGGTAAAAATGATAGACGAAGAGCAAAACAGCATGCCCGACTGCCCCAACATGCTCTCTTCCCTACTGGGCTTCACGACCCGCTCCTCCTGGCACGACGGCATTAATGTGCTTGTGCAGCTGGCGGTGTCTATGCGCGAGCACCGCCGTGGCGGCTTGCTGCTGGTGGTCCCTTCTGATAGCAAGACTTGGGAAGAATCGATCGTGCACCCCATTCTCTATGCCGTTACGCCTGCTTTTGATGGGTTGGCGGCCCTGATGCGGCAGGATGAGGAGGAGAAAAGCCAGCCGGCGTGGCAGGCGGCGCTGCGCCGGGAGGTGGATAGCCTGGCCGGGCTCACCGCCATCGACGGGGCCACCATCCTCAACGACAGGTATGAGCTCCTGGCCTTCGGCGCCAAGATTGGCCGGCCCATGAAAAGCGTGCCCGTCGAGCGAGTCACTATCACAGAACCCGTACTCGGTGGCGGGGCCGCCACGGTGCACCCCTCCCAGATCGGGGGCACGCGGCACCTCTCGGCCGCGCAGTTTGTGCACGACCAGCACGATGCCCTGGCCCTGACTGCCTCCCAGGACGGCCGCTTCACCATCTTTTCCTGGTCGCCGTGCGAACAGAGGGTGCAGGCGCACCGGATCGACACGCTGCTACTCTAA